The Flavobacterium psychrotrophum region CAAATTGGAATTAACCGGAAAACTTATTCGCCAAATAATTGTTCTATCTTACCAAGAAATTTGTCTACCGCATCTTTAATATCAATACCAGACCGGTTTGCTAATACTATAAGCCACCATATGTTTTCTCCAAGCTTGTGCTCCAGCTCGTTTTGAGAATCGGCCTTAGGCCATCGTTGCTGTTGCGACATGATGTTCCTGCCTACAAGCCCGGCATCGGTAAGGTAAGCCAGCGCATCTTCTTCTACAGTCCATTCGCTGCCATGATGCAGTAATTCAAGCTTGTGGTATTTTTTTCGTAGTTCTAAAGAACGGTTTACAACCTCATCAAAATTATCTTTGCTCATATTTTCTGTTTGTTATATTAAGTCTGCTTTAATAAAAGATATTTTATCCTGTTTAAAGGCAATATCAAATGTCCCTCCTATTTCTCCTTCCGGAAAATCTCCGGTGAATTTAACTTCAACATGCACACTTTGAGCATTTGCAACCTCCAGGTGTACCAACTCAGTATTTGTATTATATCCTATAAAATAGCTCTCAAAATAGTTCCTTATTCCCTCCTGCCCTATAAATTTTCGCCTTACAGATGAATCATCTAAAACGGCATCCGGCAAATAGTGGCTCAAATACTTTTCTGTATCAAATGCATTGCCTGCGGCAATCCACTCATTTATAAATATGTGTACGTTCATAATCTCTATTTGTAAAATTGCGCTGTTTTATTAATTTTTTAAAACAGCTTCCCTAAACTGTAGCGGTGTAAGGCCGGTTTTACTTTTAAACAATTTATTTAATGACTGCGGATGCCCAAACCCTAAATGGTAGGCAACCTCTGCAATAGTTAACTGCTGTTTCACTAAATAATCTTTCGCCTTTTCCATCAATTTTTCATGGATAAACTGCTGTGTGTTTTGACCTGTAAGGCTACGAAGCAAATCGCTCAAGTAACGGGGCGTGAGTTTTAATTGCCCGGCTAAAAAACTTACAGAGGGCAGGCCATTAGCCATAGCATCTTCATTACTAAAATAATCGTCTAATATGGTTTCTAATTTACCCAGTACATCGTTATTAATTACCTTGCGGGTTATAAATTGACGGTCATAAAAGCGGCTGGCATAATTTAGCAACAGTTCAATTTGAGAGATGATAACATCCTGGCTAAATTTATCGATACGCTCATCAAGCTCATCTTTTATAAGCTGGTAAACGCTCAATATGGTTGCCTTTTCTTTTTCTGAAAGATAAAGTGCTTCAGCAGCTGAGTACGTAAAAAAACCAAATTGTTTTATAGCTGTATTTAAAGAGTATCCCCTTAAAAAGTCCGGATGAATGTGCAGGGTCATGCCATCATAATCAGCTTCCTCATCCTGCATTCGCAATAACTGCCCCGGCGCAATGAATGACATTCCGCCTTCCTCAAAATCATAATAACCCTGCCCGTACCGTAGCTTTCCTGAAAAAGTGGTTTTAAAAGACACCTTATAAAAATTAAGAATAATTCCCTGCTCAAAATCTTTAGGATCAAAGCTGGCCTCACCATAATTCATAATACTTATTAACGGATGCGCAGGCGCGGGTTGTCCCATTGCTTTATGAAGCTGGGATAGCGAATTAAATACTACAGGTTGCTTTTTCATCAGAAACAAATTTAGTCAAATAAAAACTGTGCCCTTACGTTTTGTACCTGTGCTTCAGGTCCGTTTTTCAAACGTTCAGTATATAAAGCTATTGCATCTTTACCTGCGATGTACCGCAGCTGGTTTGACCCATCCGTAGCTGCATCAAAAATAACCTGTGCCACTTCTTGCGGCTTAGTATAGTTCGCAATTTGTTCTGCGCTATATCCTTCGCTTACCTTTTCTACCAGTTTTGTATAAGCAGTATGCATGCCTCCCTGCAAAGATCGTCCTGCAAAATCGGTTTGCATACCGCCCGGAGCCACTACCTTCACCATAATGCCAAACTGTGCCAGCTCGTGCGACAAGCCTTCTGAAAAGCCATCGACAGCAAATTTAGTGGCACTGTAAACAGAACAGGTTGGATAACTCAACAAGCCAAAAGATGAGGTTACATTAATAAACGTACCGGCTTTTCTTTCCCTGAAATAAGGCAGAAATGCCCTGGAAACATTTATTACCCCAAATAGATTTGTATGGATTTGCGTACTGATCTGTTCATCGGTAAAAGACTCCAGTGGCCCAATCAGGCCATAGCCCGCATTATTAAGTACTACATCAACTTCATGATTGGTTAATACACCTGCCACGGTTTCGCTAATCTGTTCAGGATTGGTAACATCCAGGCGCAGCACTGTTACATTTTTTAAATCATTAAGCTCTGTTTCTCTTTCGGGGTTGCGCATAGTGGCTATTACATTCCAGCCCCGTTGCTGAAATAGCTTTGCCGTTACTTTTCCTAATCCGGCAGAAGCCCCTGTAATAAAAATTGTCTTTTGCATAGTATTGTTGTTTTGTATGATGCAAAATTCAGCCGTTATCCGGATTAAAAATTAACCGAAATGGTAAAAGGAGTAGCCGTAATTACGTGTCTACATTATATGACGTAACAGATGAGAACTTAATTTACAGAATATTGTTTAGGCTTCATACCGATGTGCTGCGCAAAAACCCTTGAAAAATGACTCAGGTTTGTAAAGCCCAGCCGGTAGCCCACCTCAGATACCGAAAGTCGTTTTTCTTTGAGCAGCAGTGCCGCTTCCTGCATGCGTGCTGACTGGTAATATTCAAACACCCCTTTGCCAAACGTTTGCTTAAAAAGCTTTCGTAATTTGGGTTCGCTCATGGAAGCTTGATTAGCAAGGGTAGCAATATTGGGCGGCACATTAATATGCGACAATAAGTAGTCTTTAATTGCGTAAATAGCCTTAATATCATGTATGTGCATACCTTTGGTTGGTGTTGCCTCACGTTGCATGAGCAGGCTGAAAACATGGCACAGCAGCTCTTCGCATTTTAGTTTACAGTAGTAGCTCTCTACACCTTCCGGTACAGGCGGATGCAGGATTTCTCCGGCGGTTTTTATCATTTCAGCCGAGATTGCCGTTTCAAACGCAAAGTATTCTTTAGCTTCTAAAATACTGACAACTACAGGATGGACCACATTACCAAAAAGCTTTTTAAGGTACTGCCTGGAAACTGCGATACCAATACTCCTGAAAAATGTATTTGAAGGCATGGCAACTGCCGAAGATACGGCCTGTATACAAATAAGCACGCTGGCCTGCTCCGGTAATGGCTGCTTTTCTACCTGAACAGGAGATGGAAAAATTCCGCTTAAAAGAAAAATTACATCCTCCTCTCCTTCTGCTATCTCATTATTGCGCTCAAGCAGAACTTCCTCATTAAGGTAATAATTGCGCACCATCATCCGCAGTTCATTATCTTCCCATGAAAATCCGGTTATAAACCCCTCTCCCCTGTCTTTAGGAATATGATAATACCGTCCTTCTATGGTAGCGCCAATGGCTTTAGAAAACTCAAGCATAATACCTGTGCGGCCTTTATCTGTAACAGATATTTTCATTTACGACTATTTTGTTATTACAAACGGTTATTTTACCTATAAAAGTAGTCATAAATTTGTAAACATAAAACTAAGAAAGATATGTTATTAGACAATAAACAGGTGGCCATTATAGGTGGTGGCCCCGGAGGGTTGATACTTGCAAGGCTATTACAGCAAAAAGGTGCGAATGTAAAAGTATATGAACGCGATACCGACCAGTATGTGCGCCAACAGGGTGCTACGCTCGATTTGCATCATGAAACAGGATTAAGGGCACTAAGGGAAGGTGGGCTTATAGAGGCCTTTAGAGAAAATTACAGGCCCGGTGCTGAGAGGGTAACCATTACAGATAACAATGCAGTAGTGCACTATACAGAGTTTGAGAACAACCCGCTTACAGATCTGGATGACGCCCACGCCCGCCCGGAAATAGACCGTGGCCCCTTGCGCGACCTGCTCATAGCATCATTGCAGGACGGCACAATGGTATGGGATTCAAAATTTGCAGCGCTAAACAAAAATGGTAGTGGCTGGAACATACTTTTTGACAATGGAACCAGCGCTTATGCAGACCTGGTTATTGCCGCAGACGGTGCTAACTCTAAAGCAAGGAAATACATTACCGATATTGAGCGCATTTATTCAGGCTTTACCATTATAGAAGGCAATATTTATAATGCCGAAAAAAATGCACCGCACTTATGGAAACTTACCAATGGCGGAAAAGTATATGCTCACTGGAATGGTAAAGCTATAGTACTAAGTGCAAAGGGTGAGGGTTCGCTTTCATTCTACACCATTACCCGCGAAGCAGACAACTGGGTTACTGATTCAGGCATTGATTTTACCAATAAAGAAAGTGTTTTTACCTGGTTTAAACAGCGTTTTAGCGACTGGGGTACTGCCTGGTATGAAATATTTGTAACTGACGATTCTTATTTTGTTGCCCGTCCGCAATACTATTTTCCGCAAGACCAAACCTGGGAGAGCCTGACCAACCTGACCGTACTTGGCGATGCAGCACACCAAACACCACCATCGGGTGATGGTGTAAACCAGGCTATGCTAGATGCAGTGCTACTTTGCGAGGCACTTTGTAACAGTAATTTTAATACTGTACAGGAGGCAATTGCATTTTACGAAAAGGAAATGCTAAGCAGGGCATCGGCCATAACTGATGAGGCTATGGAGCAGGTAGAAAATATGCTCTCTGAAAACAATATTAAATTTATGCTTGATTTTTTTGCCCTGAACAGTCATGGTTAACTAAAAAAAGTTGCTGTGAATTAACTTAAGTGAATTTTTCAAATGTTATTCCGGCGAAAATTTGCAGAAAAAAATCATGGGACTTTCAAACTTAGGTATTTTTCACACTATTGTAGGCATTATTGCCATAATAGCCGGATTGGCATCATTTATTAAATTTGGTAAAATTGATTTAGCCAGGTTATCCGGTAAGGTATATTTTTACGGAACGATCGTTACATCGCTTACTGCACTGGGGTTTACAAAACACGGGCGCTTTAACCCCGGGCATATATTTTCTTTATTTATAGCCGCACTTGTTGTAATAGCTTTTATACTATCCTATCAAAAAAAAGGCAATATAAAAGCACGATATTTTGAGAACCTGCAACTTTCGCTTAGCTTCTTTTTATCGTTGGTACCTACCGTTAATGAAACACTTACCCGCGTACCCATAGGCCATCCTGTGGCTAAAGACCCTAGTGATCCTGCTATAAAAACAACGTTGCTGGTGTTTTTTATTCTATTTATAGCCGGGTCAGTTTTTCAGTTTATAAAGCAGCGAAAAATAAATAACGGGCAATTGTTGTAATATACCTCAACAGATAAGCATCCGGTAAAGAAATTATTATTTATTTTTATTCCTGAAATGGAAACAGGTACAGCAAAGTTTTTACAGGATATACTCTCTCAATTTGCAGGGTTGGCAGAAAATGATATTTCTGTCAGCGCTGCATTTTGGCGTAGGCGCGAAATTCCGAAAGGTAGTTTTTACAACCGCCAAAATGTAGTGTGTGCAGATCTGGGTATTGTAGTAAAAGGCATCTTCAGGGTATATTACTACGACAGCAAAACAAATGACGAAAAAAATATGTTCTTCTTTTCTGAGGGGCAGTTCATTGTTTCCTTTCGCAGCTTTCTGTACCAGTACCCCTGCGTATATTTTATAGAAGCCTTAGAAGATGCAGAGGTATTGTATGTACCCTACCCGGATTTACAAATCCTGTATACCAGCCATAAGCCTTGGGAACGCTTCGGGAGAATTTTGGCAGAGCATTTTTTTCACCAGTCGCAGGGCCGGTCAGAAGAGCTGTTCTTTTTTACCCACGAGCAGCGGTACCTTAATTTACTGCAACAGCACCCTAATATTGTACAGCGCATTGCTGCCCTGCACATAGCGTCTTACCTTGGCATAAAAAACCAGTCGCTAAGCCGGATAAAGAAAAGAATACTGGACGGGCAGCAGTCTAAACAAAAAAAATAGTATAATCTCGCTTTTATTAAAGTTACACTCCGTGCAAAATACCTGAGCCATACAGACAAGTAAATTGAGCCGTAAGTGATAACCTGATGGCGCATAATGGCAGACCTTTGTATTGTTAATCAACAAATAAAAATAACGATGTCAACAATAACAAAGATTTCTTTAGGCACAAACGGGCCACTTGTTTCTAAACTTGGATTAGGCTGTATGCGTATGTCTTCAGTATGGGGAGGCCAGACAAATGATGAAAATGAAAGCATTGCAACCATTCATCAGGCGCTGGACAGTGGTATAAATTTCCTGAATACAGGCGACTTTTATGGTGCAGGCCACAACGAACTTTTAGTAGGCAAAGCCATTAAAGACCGTAGGGACGATGCTTTTATAAGCGTAAAGTTTGGTGCCATTTTTTATAACGGGCAGTGGATAGGGCTTGACCTCCGCCCTGCATCCATCAAAAATTTCATCAATTATTCACTGGTACGTTTGGGTATCGATACCATCGACCTGTACCAGCCGTGCAGGTTAGATAACAGCGTTCCTACAGAAGATGTTATAGGTACCGTTGCAGATCTTATTAAAGAAGGTAAGGTGCGCCACCTGGGCGTAAGCGAAATTACGGCTGACCAGTTACGACTGGCCAATAGCATCCATCCGGTAACGGCTTTAGAAATAGGCTATTCTTTAGCTGACCGCCAAATTGAAACCGACCTGCTGCCTACAGCAAAAGAATTGGGCATAGGCGTAGTAGCATTTGCCAATACTGCCGAAGGCCTGCTTACAGGAGAAATGAAAGCA contains the following coding sequences:
- a CDS encoding MazG-like protein, coding for MSKDNFDEVVNRSLELRKKYHKLELLHHGSEWTVEEDALAYLTDAGLVGRNIMSQQQRWPKADSQNELEHKLGENIWWLIVLANRSGIDIKDAVDKFLGKIEQLFGE
- a CDS encoding nuclear transport factor 2 family protein; the protein is MNVHIFINEWIAAGNAFDTEKYLSHYLPDAVLDDSSVRRKFIGQEGIRNYFESYFIGYNTNTELVHLEVANAQSVHVEVKFTGDFPEGEIGGTFDIAFKQDKISFIKADLI
- a CDS encoding helix-turn-helix domain-containing protein; this translates as MKKQPVVFNSLSQLHKAMGQPAPAHPLISIMNYGEASFDPKDFEQGIILNFYKVSFKTTFSGKLRYGQGYYDFEEGGMSFIAPGQLLRMQDEEADYDGMTLHIHPDFLRGYSLNTAIKQFGFFTYSAAEALYLSEKEKATILSVYQLIKDELDERIDKFSQDVIISQIELLLNYASRFYDRQFITRKVINNDVLGKLETILDDYFSNEDAMANGLPSVSFLAGQLKLTPRYLSDLLRSLTGQNTQQFIHEKLMEKAKDYLVKQQLTIAEVAYHLGFGHPQSLNKLFKSKTGLTPLQFREAVLKN
- a CDS encoding SDR family oxidoreductase, encoding MQKTIFITGASAGLGKVTAKLFQQRGWNVIATMRNPERETELNDLKNVTVLRLDVTNPEQISETVAGVLTNHEVDVVLNNAGYGLIGPLESFTDEQISTQIHTNLFGVINVSRAFLPYFRERKAGTFINVTSSFGLLSYPTCSVYSATKFAVDGFSEGLSHELAQFGIMVKVVAPGGMQTDFAGRSLQGGMHTAYTKLVEKVSEGYSAEQIANYTKPQEVAQVIFDAATDGSNQLRYIAGKDAIALYTERLKNGPEAQVQNVRAQFLFD
- a CDS encoding helix-turn-helix transcriptional regulator is translated as MKISVTDKGRTGIMLEFSKAIGATIEGRYYHIPKDRGEGFITGFSWEDNELRMMVRNYYLNEEVLLERNNEIAEGEEDVIFLLSGIFPSPVQVEKQPLPEQASVLICIQAVSSAVAMPSNTFFRSIGIAVSRQYLKKLFGNVVHPVVVSILEAKEYFAFETAISAEMIKTAGEILHPPVPEGVESYYCKLKCEELLCHVFSLLMQREATPTKGMHIHDIKAIYAIKDYLLSHINVPPNIATLANQASMSEPKLRKLFKQTFGKGVFEYYQSARMQEAALLLKEKRLSVSEVGYRLGFTNLSHFSRVFAQHIGMKPKQYSVN
- a CDS encoding FAD-dependent oxidoreductase translates to MLLDNKQVAIIGGGPGGLILARLLQQKGANVKVYERDTDQYVRQQGATLDLHHETGLRALREGGLIEAFRENYRPGAERVTITDNNAVVHYTEFENNPLTDLDDAHARPEIDRGPLRDLLIASLQDGTMVWDSKFAALNKNGSGWNILFDNGTSAYADLVIAADGANSKARKYITDIERIYSGFTIIEGNIYNAEKNAPHLWKLTNGGKVYAHWNGKAIVLSAKGEGSLSFYTITREADNWVTDSGIDFTNKESVFTWFKQRFSDWGTAWYEIFVTDDSYFVARPQYYFPQDQTWESLTNLTVLGDAAHQTPPSGDGVNQAMLDAVLLCEALCNSNFNTVQEAIAFYEKEMLSRASAITDEAMEQVENMLSENNIKFMLDFFALNSHG
- a CDS encoding Crp/Fnr family transcriptional regulator produces the protein METGTAKFLQDILSQFAGLAENDISVSAAFWRRREIPKGSFYNRQNVVCADLGIVVKGIFRVYYYDSKTNDEKNMFFFSEGQFIVSFRSFLYQYPCVYFIEALEDAEVLYVPYPDLQILYTSHKPWERFGRILAEHFFHQSQGRSEELFFFTHEQRYLNLLQQHPNIVQRIAALHIASYLGIKNQSLSRIKKRILDGQQSKQKK
- a CDS encoding aldo/keto reductase — encoded protein: MSTITKISLGTNGPLVSKLGLGCMRMSSVWGGQTNDENESIATIHQALDSGINFLNTGDFYGAGHNELLVGKAIKDRRDDAFISVKFGAIFYNGQWIGLDLRPASIKNFINYSLVRLGIDTIDLYQPCRLDNSVPTEDVIGTVADLIKEGKVRHLGVSEITADQLRLANSIHPVTALEIGYSLADRQIETDLLPTAKELGIGVVAFANTAEGLLTGEMKAPLAANDYHNHFSRFQGENLIKNLEKVEVLKTIANEKGYTPTQLAIAWVNAQDSHIMPLVSMSRRSRLPENIEAMNITFTPQEQEALNTHFAPGAILGGTYLQR